A single genomic interval of Stieleria maiorica harbors:
- a CDS encoding flagellar biosynthesis protein FlhF → MRTRNPFARLVLAAMFAGAIVTAGQAQAKSDFDALLADVNFDSVPEVTPPAPLQDIAQPRATTLVDQNVQAIDEPVQATELTTAPAAEAMTLPQAAEKLPAPPAPLADDQPHDQVAAAAPIATVASCQSCNSGCGHHCQAAGHNCGHRYQPGSCQPYMPPQLPTSTFYQYWRSNACNVHVWDGFQNRCKPHIDLSIHGKSHGCCKSGCCNGACDNGGCAAAPVDCGPAPAEWSGGNAQ, encoded by the coding sequence ATGCGTACTCGCAACCCTTTCGCGCGATTGGTCCTCGCAGCAATGTTTGCCGGGGCAATCGTGACGGCCGGACAAGCCCAAGCCAAAAGCGATTTCGACGCGCTGCTGGCCGACGTCAATTTTGACAGCGTCCCCGAAGTCACGCCGCCGGCCCCGCTTCAGGACATCGCCCAGCCGCGGGCGACCACTCTGGTGGACCAGAACGTCCAGGCCATCGATGAACCGGTCCAGGCGACGGAGTTGACGACCGCTCCGGCGGCTGAAGCGATGACGCTGCCCCAGGCGGCGGAAAAGCTGCCCGCGCCGCCCGCCCCGCTGGCGGACGACCAACCGCACGATCAAGTTGCTGCGGCCGCACCGATCGCCACGGTCGCGAGCTGCCAATCATGCAACTCTGGCTGTGGTCACCATTGCCAAGCGGCCGGCCACAACTGCGGGCATCGGTATCAACCCGGATCGTGCCAGCCCTACATGCCGCCCCAATTGCCGACGTCGACGTTCTATCAATACTGGCGTTCCAACGCCTGCAACGTCCACGTCTGGGACGGATTCCAAAACCGCTGCAAACCCCACATCGATCTGTCGATCCACGGCAAGTCGCATGGTTGCTGCAAGAGCGGCTGCTGCAACGGCGCCTGTGACAACGGTGGCTGTGCCGCAGCGCCGGTCGATTGCGGCCCCGCGCCGGCCGAATGGTCCGGCGGCAACGCGCAGTAA
- a CDS encoding transglutaminase-like domain-containing protein, protein MILSSGLLATSGCKDLIPPRPPIGQPAAETEQIERGETAESETVAETDPSPQESFEGDWGAWYVHRFGSQVVGVTEIKADAVIDGIDFAAATEARYSRRERMIFRTGNASFVRRITLTSVESVDGALRSFSSDVHAGPISSSARGTRNQQKLTVTTTGEGGQKSNQLDWPAKTRGLFALEQTLRRRGIETGQTRRLSVLMPSLQSIGVIELRCTGAASVPMLSGSYRTLREVDVATFQDGQQVDSLVVWIDDQGVIEKSLHLGLRLESFRTDRVTAGDLFDQPDDGKVAFSVAGSLRRDADPTEVAYVVVDASRSQDRPESEAGSKADPAAAEFIPAVAGQSVRERGDGVHVLVSTQRKAPAGFQQDRSVVLPIDTAATEIIDTGHASVIRMAGAIGELPVGDLAQELARLVQNDLALIPQGDLRPASAIVRSGQGGAIDHAILITALLRARQIPARVVFGLSRSRTDGTSAGGPSAGDRLRMNLDAWVVASIDGEWISIDPISSRINRADQIGLSRPAGDADLSRELAKVFRRLAEIEIEIRGASYGAD, encoded by the coding sequence ATGATTTTGTCGAGTGGTCTGTTGGCCACTTCGGGCTGCAAGGATTTGATTCCGCCGCGACCACCGATCGGGCAGCCCGCCGCGGAGACGGAACAGATCGAACGCGGCGAAACAGCGGAAAGCGAAACGGTCGCGGAAACGGATCCATCTCCGCAAGAATCCTTCGAAGGGGATTGGGGTGCGTGGTACGTGCATCGCTTCGGCAGCCAAGTCGTGGGAGTGACGGAAATCAAAGCCGATGCGGTGATCGACGGCATCGACTTTGCCGCGGCGACCGAAGCCCGATACAGTCGTCGGGAGCGGATGATCTTTCGGACCGGCAACGCCTCGTTCGTTCGTCGCATCACACTTACCAGCGTCGAGTCGGTTGACGGGGCGCTTCGAAGTTTTAGCAGCGACGTGCACGCCGGACCGATCTCCTCCTCGGCTCGCGGAACACGCAACCAACAGAAACTGACGGTCACCACGACGGGCGAAGGCGGACAGAAGAGCAACCAGCTGGATTGGCCGGCGAAGACACGCGGGCTGTTCGCGCTGGAACAGACGTTGCGACGGCGGGGAATCGAAACCGGCCAAACACGACGGCTGTCCGTCTTGATGCCCTCGCTTCAGTCGATCGGAGTGATCGAGTTGCGTTGTACCGGCGCGGCATCGGTGCCGATGCTCAGCGGCAGCTATCGGACCCTGCGCGAGGTCGACGTGGCGACCTTTCAAGACGGACAGCAAGTCGATTCGTTGGTCGTCTGGATCGACGACCAGGGCGTGATCGAAAAATCGCTGCACCTCGGGCTTAGGCTGGAATCGTTTCGGACCGACCGCGTGACGGCCGGCGATTTGTTCGATCAACCGGACGACGGGAAAGTGGCTTTCAGCGTCGCGGGGTCGCTGCGCCGGGATGCCGATCCGACGGAGGTCGCGTATGTGGTCGTCGACGCGTCGCGATCGCAAGACCGGCCGGAATCCGAAGCGGGCAGCAAGGCCGACCCGGCCGCGGCTGAATTCATTCCGGCGGTCGCGGGGCAATCCGTGCGCGAGCGCGGCGACGGAGTGCACGTGTTGGTGTCGACCCAGAGGAAGGCACCGGCGGGGTTTCAGCAGGACCGGTCGGTTGTCCTGCCGATCGATACGGCCGCGACGGAGATCATCGACACCGGCCATGCCTCGGTGATCCGCATGGCCGGCGCGATCGGCGAGCTACCGGTCGGCGATCTGGCCCAGGAACTGGCGCGGCTGGTTCAGAACGACCTGGCGTTGATCCCTCAAGGCGATTTGCGTCCGGCATCGGCAATTGTCCGTTCCGGCCAAGGTGGTGCGATCGACCACGCCATTTTGATCACGGCGTTGCTGCGCGCCCGGCAGATTCCGGCCCGGGTCGTGTTCGGGCTCTCGCGATCCCGCACGGACGGGACATCCGCGGGGGGGCCATCGGCTGGCGACCGATTGAGGATGAATCTGGACGCCTGGGTGGTGGCATCGATCGACGGCGAGTGGATTTCGATCGATCCGATCTCGTCGCGAATCAATCGCGCCGATCAGATTGGTTTGAGCCGACCGGCCGGGGATGCGGATTTGAGCCGTGAGCTGGCGAAGGTGTTTCGGCGTCTGGCCGAGATCGAGATTGAAATCCGCGGCGCGAGTTATGGGGCCGATTGA
- a CDS encoding NADPH-dependent FMN reductase has product MILVLSASLNPGSRSRILASACREKLEAARRDVAWFDLAATPLPFCDGAAAYGHPKVIDLGNLIESADAIFIASPVYNFDVNAAIKNAVELTGKKWTGKVVAMMLAAGGAGSYMSAMGLANSLMLDFRCHIVPRFVYATGESFEGDKLADEDIQSRVDLLVTETLRLADALAPGV; this is encoded by the coding sequence ATGATTCTGGTTTTGAGCGCCAGTTTGAACCCTGGCAGCCGCAGCCGCATTCTCGCCAGCGCGTGCCGAGAGAAACTTGAAGCCGCCCGACGCGATGTCGCCTGGTTCGATCTCGCCGCGACCCCGCTGCCGTTTTGTGACGGTGCCGCCGCCTACGGACACCCCAAAGTCATCGACCTGGGAAACCTGATCGAATCGGCCGATGCCATCTTCATCGCGTCCCCGGTGTACAACTTTGACGTCAATGCGGCGATCAAAAACGCTGTCGAGCTGACCGGAAAGAAATGGACCGGGAAAGTCGTCGCGATGATGCTGGCCGCCGGCGGGGCGGGCAGCTACATGAGCGCGATGGGATTGGCCAACAGCCTGATGCTGGATTTCCGCTGCCACATCGTCCCCAGGTTCGTCTACGCCACCGGCGAATCCTTCGAAGGCGACAAGCTTGCCGACGAAGACATCCAGTCGCGTGTCGACCTGCTGGTCACCGAAACCCTGCGTCTGGCCGACGCCCTGGCACCGGGCGTCTGA
- a CDS encoding cob(I)yrinic acid a,c-diamide adenosyltransferase: MKIYTRTGDAGSTGLFGGPRVSKDDARIEAYGTVDELNAALGCVRSAGGVGDGLDRQLEQIQRELFSIGAELATPDPDEHDLRVIGTSHVARMETWIDEHESGLSPLKQFILPGGTHAASLLHLARAICRRAERRVVTLGDRSGVEISDAVIVYLNRLSDYLFVLSRQVNAQAGIADVPWRRPD; this comes from the coding sequence ATGAAAATTTATACGCGAACCGGGGATGCCGGGAGCACGGGACTGTTCGGGGGGCCGAGGGTCTCCAAGGACGATGCCAGGATCGAGGCTTACGGGACGGTCGACGAACTCAACGCGGCGCTGGGTTGCGTGCGTTCGGCCGGCGGCGTGGGCGACGGCTTGGACCGGCAATTGGAACAGATTCAGCGCGAGCTGTTTTCGATCGGGGCGGAATTGGCGACCCCGGATCCGGACGAGCACGATCTGCGGGTGATCGGGACGTCCCATGTCGCCCGAATGGAGACGTGGATCGACGAGCACGAGAGCGGGTTGAGTCCGTTGAAACAATTCATTTTGCCCGGTGGGACGCACGCCGCATCGCTGCTGCACCTGGCCCGGGCGATTTGTCGCCGTGCCGAGCGACGCGTGGTGACGCTGGGCGACCGGTCGGGGGTCGAGATCTCCGACGCGGTGATCGTCTACCTGAACCGGCTGAGCGACTACCTGTTTGTATTGTCCCGGCAAGTGAATGCCCAGGCGGGGATCGCCGACGTGCCGTGGCGGCGCCCGGACTGA
- a CDS encoding P-II family nitrogen regulator — MKKVEGIVRHFKLEDVKNALTDQGIHGMTVSEVRGFGRQKGHTEIYRGTEYAIDFVPKVKIEVICTDENLQTVVDTILQTAQTGQIGDGKIFVTNLEDSIRIRTGERGEEAL, encoded by the coding sequence GTGAAAAAAGTTGAAGGCATCGTTCGGCACTTCAAATTGGAAGATGTCAAAAACGCGTTGACGGACCAGGGCATCCACGGGATGACGGTCAGCGAGGTGCGCGGTTTCGGGCGTCAGAAGGGGCACACGGAGATTTATCGGGGGACGGAATACGCGATCGATTTTGTCCCCAAGGTAAAAATCGAAGTGATTTGCACCGACGAAAATCTGCAAACGGTGGTCGACACGATTTTGCAAACGGCACAGACCGGTCAGATCGGCGACGGAAAAATCTTCGTCACCAACCTGGAAGATTCGATCCGGATCCGCACCGGTGAGCGTGGCGAAGAGGCGCTCTAG
- a CDS encoding bis(5'-nucleosyl)-tetraphosphatase — MTQLNNPPTKRAAGILLITRSEPRQFLLMQHHDRWDLPKGHCDRGESDLQTALRETEEETGLAADDIQIDPDFRFELSYPVRYKRHGDQTFLKTVVYLLGSVESAFNPTLTEHPGFRWFPWNPPHQIQTQTIDPLLQAVAKHLERPESQSAP, encoded by the coding sequence ATGACCCAGCTCAACAACCCACCGACCAAACGCGCTGCCGGTATCCTGCTGATCACGCGATCGGAGCCCCGGCAATTTCTGCTGATGCAACACCACGACCGTTGGGATTTGCCCAAAGGACATTGCGATCGGGGCGAATCGGACCTGCAAACGGCGTTGCGGGAAACCGAGGAAGAAACGGGGTTGGCCGCCGATGACATCCAGATCGACCCCGACTTTCGATTCGAACTGAGTTATCCGGTCCGATACAAACGCCACGGCGACCAAACGTTTCTTAAAACCGTCGTCTACCTGCTCGGCAGCGTCGAATCGGCCTTCAACCCCACGCTGACCGAACACCCGGGATTCCGCTGGTTTCCCTGGAATCCGCCTCACCAGATCCAGACCCAAACGATCGATCCGCTGTTGCAAGCCGTCGCCAAGCACTTGGAACGCCCCGAAAGTCAATCGGCCCCATAA
- the glnD gene encoding [protein-PII] uridylyltransferase, translated as MAGSSLSDVVLRGREMLRKGRERCRRQHDGGSRGTQVSTLVSDLYDDLVLEVWNQACADYFDSATPAGVALVAHGGFGRRDLAPYSDADLMLIVRGRSTAVAEKLAQALTRDLVDIGLEVGFALRTPREACSLSWSDPVIFTSLTESRFLAGSLKVFKRFFQSLRHGAVRRGGRLVRDLTQARQEERSKWGDTNYLLTPNVKKSRGGLRDIQMIRWIGFARYGEVDLERLLKLGTLTDEDYRMLRRAYDFLIRLRNELHFRENRAQDVLDRATQVVIAKAWGYKGREGVLPVEAFMQQYFDVTRDVRYAARFFADDNRSRPLIGQAIERIRARRIGTDVLMGPTHIWVEASKLREFSLSLPRILRFMSLANHHNRRIGHHTWQTIRKAMQERQPARPDAESVGAFLSLLSRGGRLAPLLRRLHELRIIDQLIPDFKRTRGLLQFNAYHKYTVDAHCIRAVEVATDFADDPTAMGRRYRRLKDKTLLHLALLIHDIGKGYEEDHSIVGARIARKTGERLDLDASSIEILEWLVLKHLSVNTVAFRHDLNDPEIVIAFAKEVGSIRRLELLIIHSVADLAAVGPDVLTDWKMKLIEDLYLRTRRYFETGDLDADQAELADEIRHQVRECLGDETTAATSLGLLRQIPLSMLRREKPEDLATQLIHVAAALDAGQRTLCFSQYDPIPSAMRYVVIFRQGDTRVGIFARVAGAFMSCGIDILRAEIVTLEDIVWDEFWVSDPDYPDQPPPERLDAVSSRVRDLLDSPDAPLPPRKRKWSVGKKDESETLNVLPTKVDLDNETLDRFTILSLFAYDQTGLLYRVATALSQLNLVLHFAKIDTHLDQVADVFYLTEADGRQVESKERQSQVRQAVLSVISPEDQDSADA; from the coding sequence ATGGCTGGTTCCTCGCTCTCGGATGTTGTCTTACGCGGCCGCGAGATGTTGCGCAAGGGACGCGAGCGATGTCGCCGTCAACATGATGGCGGGTCGCGGGGGACGCAGGTCTCTACCCTGGTCAGCGATCTGTATGACGACTTGGTGTTGGAGGTCTGGAATCAGGCCTGCGCCGACTACTTTGACTCGGCCACACCGGCGGGGGTCGCGTTGGTGGCCCACGGCGGATTCGGGCGTCGCGACCTGGCACCGTATTCGGACGCCGACCTGATGCTGATCGTCCGCGGACGCTCCACCGCGGTGGCTGAAAAACTGGCCCAGGCGTTGACCCGCGATCTGGTCGATATCGGATTGGAAGTCGGTTTCGCGCTGCGGACCCCGCGCGAGGCCTGTTCGCTGTCTTGGTCCGATCCGGTCATCTTCACGTCGCTGACCGAATCACGGTTCCTGGCCGGCAGTTTGAAGGTTTTTAAACGCTTCTTTCAATCGTTGCGACACGGTGCGGTCCGTCGCGGCGGTCGATTGGTCCGCGATTTGACCCAAGCCCGTCAAGAGGAACGGAGCAAGTGGGGGGACACCAACTATCTGTTGACACCCAATGTGAAAAAGTCGCGCGGCGGATTGCGTGACATCCAGATGATTCGCTGGATCGGGTTCGCCCGTTACGGCGAGGTGGATCTGGAGCGATTGCTGAAACTCGGAACGCTGACCGATGAAGACTATCGGATGCTGCGGCGGGCCTATGACTTTCTGATCCGGTTGCGAAATGAACTGCATTTTCGCGAGAACCGGGCGCAGGATGTCCTGGACCGGGCGACGCAAGTGGTGATCGCCAAGGCCTGGGGATACAAGGGCCGTGAAGGCGTGCTGCCGGTTGAAGCGTTCATGCAGCAGTACTTTGACGTCACGCGGGACGTCCGCTATGCCGCCCGGTTCTTTGCCGACGACAACCGCAGCCGGCCGCTGATCGGTCAGGCCATCGAGCGGATTCGGGCCCGCCGGATCGGCACCGATGTGCTGATGGGCCCGACACACATTTGGGTCGAGGCGTCGAAGTTGCGCGAGTTCTCGCTAAGTCTGCCGCGGATCCTGCGGTTCATGAGTCTGGCCAATCATCACAACCGGCGGATCGGACATCACACTTGGCAAACGATTCGCAAGGCGATGCAGGAGCGGCAACCGGCGCGCCCGGACGCCGAATCGGTGGGCGCATTCCTGTCGCTGCTCAGCCGCGGCGGTCGGTTGGCGCCGTTGCTGCGACGCTTGCACGAGCTGCGGATCATCGATCAGTTGATTCCCGATTTCAAACGCACGCGCGGGTTGTTGCAGTTCAACGCCTATCACAAATACACCGTCGACGCCCACTGCATTCGTGCCGTCGAAGTGGCGACCGATTTCGCCGATGATCCGACGGCGATGGGGCGTCGCTATCGCCGGTTGAAAGACAAGACGTTGTTGCACCTGGCGCTCCTGATCCACGACATCGGCAAAGGTTACGAAGAGGATCATTCGATCGTCGGTGCAAGGATCGCGCGAAAAACCGGCGAGCGGTTGGATTTAGATGCCAGCAGCATCGAGATTCTGGAATGGCTGGTGTTGAAGCACTTGTCGGTCAACACGGTCGCCTTTCGCCACGATTTGAACGATCCCGAAATCGTCATCGCGTTCGCCAAAGAGGTCGGGTCGATCCGACGGCTCGAGTTGCTGATCATCCATTCGGTCGCGGATCTGGCGGCGGTCGGTCCTGATGTGTTGACCGATTGGAAGATGAAGTTGATCGAAGACCTGTATCTGCGGACCCGGCGTTATTTCGAAACCGGGGACCTGGATGCCGATCAGGCCGAATTGGCAGACGAGATTCGACATCAGGTCCGAGAGTGCTTGGGGGATGAAACGACCGCGGCGACCAGTCTGGGTCTGCTTCGCCAGATCCCGTTGTCGATGTTGCGACGGGAGAAACCGGAAGATCTGGCGACGCAGTTGATCCACGTCGCCGCCGCACTGGACGCCGGCCAACGCACGCTGTGTTTTTCACAATACGACCCGATCCCGTCGGCGATGCGCTACGTCGTCATCTTTCGCCAAGGCGACACCCGGGTTGGCATCTTTGCCCGGGTCGCCGGTGCATTCATGTCCTGCGGAATCGATATCTTGCGCGCCGAAATCGTCACGCTCGAAGACATCGTCTGGGATGAATTCTGGGTCTCCGATCCCGACTACCCCGATCAACCGCCGCCGGAGCGACTGGATGCCGTCTCGTCGCGCGTGAGGGACTTGCTCGACTCACCGGACGCACCATTGCCGCCGCGCAAACGAAAGTGGTCGGTCGGCAAAAAAGACGAATCCGAAACGCTGAATGTGCTGCCGACCAAGGTGGATTTGGACAACGAGACGTTGGATCGGTTCACGATCCTGTCGCTGTTCGCCTATGACCAAACCGGATTGCTGTACCGCGTCGCCACAGCGCTTTCGCAGCTGAACCTGGTGCTGCACTTCGCAAAAATCGACACGCACCTGGATCAGGTCGCCGACGTTTTCTATCTGACCGAAGCCGACGGCCGGCAAGTCGAATCGAAAGAACGTCAATCGCAGGTCCGCCAGGCGGTCCTGAGCGTGATCTCGCCCGAGGATCAAGATTCAGCCGACGCCTGA